A DNA window from Syngnathus typhle isolate RoL2023-S1 ecotype Sweden linkage group LG2, RoL_Styp_1.0, whole genome shotgun sequence contains the following coding sequences:
- the snx21 gene encoding sorting nexin-21, whose product MVSRLLSRLKHSLLKDGLVPGPEPLWRMEDSCEVELEEEKESVAERLIGTLSFAGNGAAQHGEEGEGSGLDSDLDFLDKSLEDGLRRRDASSVSPAPFNLQGTRAGTGQADILLFEVTNATVVQDTSLKYVLYTIHVIRTRDSDKTPAVIARRYSDFLRLHATLLHHRGDQMESVCFPRKKLRKNFTAETIARRSRAFEQYLTHLCSVPALRELPCVRCFFYLTDLQTGQLFVSVDRYQDALGSLLNAKRLQDKLGSPPDPLHWLFTLVGLCCCFQGVEQLEEAQDQCEHALRVLIPPERTNRPLPVLMSLLQAAVRLSWQMGQDKRRWEQLLHKLDEQGAGLNSQPTIKEFLVKCNLQDSQKDAFYVNKRKIPSF is encoded by the exons ATGGTGTCGCGGCTCCTGAGTCGTTTGAAGCACTCACTCTTGAAAGATGGCTTGGTCCCGGGGCCTGAGCCGCTGTGGCGGATGGAGGATAGCTGCGAGGTGGAACTGGAAGAGGAAAAAGAGTCCGTGGCAGAACGACTTATTGGCACGCTGTCTTTCGCCGGCAATGGAGCAGCGCAACATggagaggaaggggaggggtcGGGCTTGGACAGTGACTTGGACTTCCTGGACAAGTCACTGGAAGATGGGCTTCGCAGGAGAG ATGCCAGTTCTGTTTCTCCAGCCCCTTTCAACTTGCAAGGGACTCGGGCAGGAACTGGCCAGGCAGACATTTTGTTGTTTGAGGTGACAAATGCTACCGTGGTCCAAGACACGTCCTTGAAGTATGTG CTTTACACCATCCACGTCATCCGGACACGTGACAGTGACAAGACACCGGCCGTCATCGCCCGTCGTTACTCAGATTTTCTGCGGCTGCACGCCACCCTGCTCCATCACCGTGGAGACCAGATGGAGAGTGTGTGTTTCCCGC GAAAGAAGCTGCGCAAGAACTTCACGGCCGAGACCATCGCCAGGCGAAGCCGGGCTTTTGAGCAGTACCTGACGCATCTGTGCTCCGTCCCAGCCCTCCGGGAACTGCCCTGTGTGCGCTGCTTCTTCTACCTGACAGACCTCCAGACTGGACAACTGTTTGTCAG TGTCGACCGCTACCAGGACGCTCTGGGATCGTTGCTCAATGCCAAGAGGCTGCAAGACAAATTGGGCAGTCCTCCAGATCCCCTTCATTGGCTCTTCACTCTTGTGGGACTGTGCTGCTGCTTCCAAGGAGTGGAGCAGCTGGAAGAAGCCCAGGATCAATGTGAACATGCCCTCCGTGTCCTGATCCCCCCAGAGAGGACAAACAGGCCACTCCCAGTGCTGATGTCATTGTTACAGGCCGCGGTGCGCCTGTCGTGGCAGATGGGACAAGATAAGCGGCGATGGGAACAGCTTCTCCATAAGCTTGATGAGCAGGGGGCAGGGCTGAACAGTCAACCAACCATCAAGGAATTTCTGGTCAAATGTAATCTGCAAGACAGCCAAAAGGATGCATTTTATGTCAACAAACGTAAAATCCCATCATTTTAA